One window of the Vigna radiata var. radiata cultivar VC1973A chromosome 1, Vradiata_ver6, whole genome shotgun sequence genome contains the following:
- the LOC111242093 gene encoding miraculin-like: MKMTLVALVLVVALSTKALLGEAGAAPEQIVNTSGKKVRAGENYYIVPASSDIGGLALSTTAQDCPLDVVAVDGYQGLQLSFLPVNDKKGVIRVSTDLNIFFSTYTSCPQSTVWKLKDYDYSTSQWFLTTGGSLGNPGSQTISNWFKIEKYEDAYKMVYCPSVCNYCNYPCSDIGIYQDQYGKRLALTSEPYKVQFQKVQY; encoded by the coding sequence ATGAAGATGACATTGGTAGCATTGGTCCTAGTGGTTGCCTTGAGCACAAAGGCACTACTTGGGGAAGCAGGTGCTGCACCAGAGCAAATTGTGAACACATCAGGAAAGAAGGTGAGAGCTGGTGAGAATTACTACATTGTTCCAGCATCCTCTGATATAGGTGGCCTTGCTCTCTCAACCACAGCTCAAGATTGCCCTCTTGATGTTGTAGCTGTTGATGGTTATCAAGGCCTCCAATTGAGCTTTCTTCCTGTTAATGATAAGAAAGGTGTCATTCGCGTTTCCACTGATCTCAACATCTTTTTCTCCACCTACACAAGTTGTCCACAGTCCACAGTCTGGAAGCTTAAGGACTATGATTATTCAACATCACAGTGGTTTCTCACAACTGGTGGTTCTTTGGGTAACCCTGGCTCTCAAACCATCAGCAATTGGTTCAAGATTGAGAAGTACGAGGATGCTTACAAGATGGTGTATTGTCCAAGTGTGTGCAATTATTGCAATTATCCATGCAGTGATATAGGAATATATCAGGACCAATATGGCAAGCGTTTGGCTCTAACTTCTGAGCCATACAAGGTGCAGTTCCAGAAGGTTCAATACTAA
- the LOC106772373 gene encoding UDP-glycosyltransferase 708D1-like isoform X2, producing the protein MCASEGVVHVGFLPSAGMGHLNPCLRLAAVFLRHGCKVTLITPKPTVSMAESDLITRFCSSFPHQVTQLDFNPIPLDPTTVSTNIDPFYLQFQTIRRSIHLLLPILSSLATPLSAFIYNVSLISAVVSISDKLFCPSYIYFTSSARMLSFTAYVSVLADSDPAAQPHPSTFIGDAVKVPGFTSPIPRSSVPLAFLLEGSNSFQRMIMEDSRNLTKLDGVLINSFEELEGEALAALNEGKVVRGLPPVYGIGPLMACEFENVDEGQKSGMSWILEWLDEQAEGSVVYVSLGSRTETRREQIKDMALGLIECGXSFLWVVKLKRVDREEDEGLEDVLGSELMGKVRERGVVVKEYVDQMKILGHPAVGGFVSHGGWNSITETLWEGVPILTWPQHGDQKMTSEAIKISGVGIWAEEWGWGTEKVVEGKEIAKRIKEMMSNESLRIKAGEMKEAARKACGVGGSCEVIVKRLIEEWKRKAQVN; encoded by the coding sequence ATGTGTGCTTCTGAAGGAGTTGTCCACGTGGGTTTCCTCCCAAGTGCTGGCATGGGTCACCTCAACCCATGTCTCAGACTAGCGGCAGTGTTCCTCCGCCATGGTTGCAAAGTCACTCTCATCACTCCCAAACCCACTGTATCTATGGCTGAATCAGACCTCATAACTCGCTTTTGTTCTTCTTTCCCTCATCAAGTAACTCAACTTGACTTCAATCCCATTCCATTGGATCCAACCACAGTTTCCACCAACATTGACCCTTTTTACCTTCAGTTTCAAACCATTCGTCGTTCCATTCACCTTCTACTTCCAATCCTATCTTCACTCGCAACACCACTTTCTGCTTTCATCTACAATGTGTCCTTAATCTCCGCTGTAGTCTCAATTTCCGACAAACTCTTTTGTCCCAGTTATATTTACTTCACCTCTTCAGCTAGAATGTTGTCTTTCACTGCATACGTTTCTGTTCTTGCTGATTCCGATCCAGCTGCACAACCGCACCCTTCTACGTTCATTGGTGATGCTGTTAAAGTCCCGGGCTTCACGTCCCCGATACCAAGATCCTCGGTCCCTCTCGCTTTTCTTCTTGAAGGTAGCAACTCCTTTCAGAGAATGATCATGGAGGACAGTCGAAACCTCACGAAGCTCGATGGGGTTTTGATCAACTCCTTTGAGGAACTGGAAGGAGAGGCACTGGCAGCGTTGAATGAAGGAAAAGTGGTTAGAGGGTTGCCTCCGGTGTATGGAATCGGTCCCTTAATGGCCTGTGAGTTTGAGAATGTGGATGAAGGTCAAAAGAGTGGCATGAGTTGGATACTGGAATGGCTTGATGAACAAGCTGAAGGGTCGGTGGTGTATGTTAGCTTGGGGAGCAGAACTGAGACAAGGAGGGAGCAGATAAAGGACATGGCTTTGGGGTTAATAGAATGTGGGNATAGTTTTTTGTGGGTGGTGAAATTGAAAAGGGTTGACAGAGAAGAGGATGAGGGTTTGGAGGATGTATTAGGGAGTGAGTTGATGGGTAAAGTGAGGGAAAGGGGTGTGGTTGTGAAGGAATATGTGGATCAGATGAAGATTCTGGGGCACCCTgcagtgggggggtttgtgagtCATGGAGGGTGGAACTCAATAACTGAGACCTTGTGGGAAGGAGTGCCTATTCTGACATGGCCTCAGCATGGAGATCAGAAGATGACCTCAGAAGCCATAAAGATTAGTGGGGTTGGGATTTGGGCTGAGGAATGGGGGTGGGGGACAGAAAAGGTGGTGGAAGGGAAGGAGATTGCTAAGAGAATCAAAGAGATGATGAGCAATGAGTCTTTGAGGATCAAAGCTGGAGAAATGAAGGAGGCAGCAAGGAAGGCTTGTGGTGTTGGTGGAAGTTGTGAGGTTATTGTTAAGAGACTAATTGAGGAGTGGAAGAGGAAGGCCCAAGTCAACTGA
- the LOC106772373 gene encoding UDP-glycosyltransferase 708D1-like isoform X3 — protein MCASEGVVHVGFLPSAGMGHLNPCLRLAAVFLRHGCKVTLITPKPTVSMAESDLITRFCSSFPHQVTQLDFNPIPLDPTTVSTNIDPFYLQFQTIRRSIHLLLPILSSLATPLSAFIYNVSLISAVVSISDKLFCPSYIYFTSSARMLSFTAYVSVLADSDPAAQPHPSTFIGDAVKVPGFTSPIPRSSVPLAFLLEGSNSFQRMIMEDSRNLTKLDGVLINSFEELEGEALAALNEGKVVRGLPPVYGIGPLMACEFENVDEGQKSGMSWILEWLDEQAEGSVVYVSLGSRTETRREQIKDMALGLIECGXSFLWVVKLKRVDREEDEGLEDVLGSELMGKVRERGVVVKEYVDQMKILGHPAVGGFVSHGGWNSITETLWEGVPILTWPQHGDQKMTSEAIKISGVGIWAEEWGWGTEKVVEGKEIAKRIKEMMSNESLRIKAGEMKEAARKACGVGGSCELIIKRLTEEWKRKAQVN, from the coding sequence ATGTGTGCTTCTGAAGGAGTTGTCCACGTGGGTTTCCTCCCAAGTGCTGGCATGGGTCACCTCAACCCATGTCTCAGACTAGCGGCAGTGTTCCTCCGCCATGGTTGCAAAGTCACTCTCATCACTCCCAAACCCACTGTATCTATGGCTGAATCAGACCTCATAACTCGCTTTTGTTCTTCTTTCCCTCATCAAGTAACTCAACTTGACTTCAATCCCATTCCATTGGATCCAACCACAGTTTCCACCAACATTGACCCTTTTTACCTTCAGTTTCAAACCATTCGTCGTTCCATTCACCTTCTACTTCCAATCCTATCTTCACTCGCAACACCACTTTCTGCTTTCATCTACAATGTGTCCTTAATCTCCGCTGTAGTCTCAATTTCCGACAAACTCTTTTGTCCCAGTTATATTTACTTCACCTCTTCAGCTAGAATGTTGTCTTTCACTGCATACGTTTCTGTTCTTGCTGATTCCGATCCAGCTGCACAACCGCACCCTTCTACGTTCATTGGTGATGCTGTTAAAGTCCCGGGCTTCACGTCCCCGATACCAAGATCCTCGGTCCCTCTCGCTTTTCTTCTTGAAGGTAGCAACTCCTTTCAGAGAATGATCATGGAGGACAGTCGAAACCTCACGAAGCTCGATGGGGTTTTGATCAACTCCTTTGAGGAACTGGAAGGAGAGGCACTGGCAGCGTTGAATGAAGGAAAAGTGGTTAGAGGGTTGCCTCCGGTGTATGGAATCGGTCCCTTAATGGCCTGTGAGTTTGAGAATGTGGATGAAGGTCAAAAGAGTGGCATGAGTTGGATACTGGAATGGCTTGATGAACAAGCTGAAGGGTCGGTGGTGTATGTTAGCTTGGGGAGCAGAACTGAGACAAGGAGGGAGCAGATAAAGGACATGGCTTTGGGGTTAATAGAATGTGGGNATAGTTTTTTGTGGGTGGTGAAATTGAAAAGGGTTGACAGAGAAGAGGATGAGGGTTTGGAGGATGTATTAGGGAGTGAGTTGATGGGTAAAGTGAGGGAAAGGGGTGTGGTTGTGAAGGAATATGTGGATCAGATGAAGATTCTGGGGCACCCTgcagtgggggggtttgtgagtCATGGAGGGTGGAACTCAATAACTGAGACCTTGTGGGAAGGAGTGCCTATTCTGACATGGCCTCAGCATGGAGATCAGAAGATGACCTCAGAAGCCATAAAGATTAGTGGGGTTGGGATTTGGGCTGAGGAATGGGGGTGGGGGACAGAAAAGGTGGTGGAAGGGAAGGAGATTGCTAAGAGAATCAAAGAG
- the LOC106757087 gene encoding pentatricopeptide repeat-containing protein At2g20540, which translates to MKQFDSMKYLSLKRTLNSCVSLDQLKRIHALCVTLGFLHTQNLKQSLSCTLLQCYKNVGKTEQAQRVFDQINDPDIVSWTCLLNLYLHSALSSCGQCKDLVRGRVVHGMLLRNGFDENPVVGNSLIDMYCRNGVMGMAALVFENMGSKDVYSWTSLLNGYMLCNNVSCAREVFDAMPERNLVSWTAMITGCVRAGAPVQALEMFKQMEGDDGGLHCTDLMVAVLSACADVGDLDFGQCMHGCVKKRRLELDVAVSNALMDMYSKSGRLDLAVRIFDEILKKDVFSWTTMISGYAYHGEGHLALEAFRRMLESGVNPNEVTLLSVLTACSHAGLVVQGKVLFNRMIQCRYMKPKIEHYGCLVDLLGRAGLLEEAKEVIGMMPFSPDAAMWRSLLTACLVHENLRMAQIAGKKLIELEPNDDGVYMLLWNMYCVADMWKEASEIRKFMRERRVRKNPGRSMVDVNGVVQEFFAKDSSLHVSAELCHLLKGMKEHSETYNF; encoded by the exons ATGAAGCAATTTGATTCGATGAAGTACTTATCCTTGAAGAGAACACTGAACAGTTGTGTAAGCCTCGACCAGCTAAAGAGAATCCATGCACTGTGTGTGACACTGGGATTCTTACACACACAAAATCTCAAACAATCTTTGTCATGCACGTTGCTTCAATGTTATAAGAATGTCGGAAAAACAGAACAAGCGCAGAGGGTCTTCGATCAGATTAATGATCCTGATATAGTATCATGGACATGCCTCCTCAATCTCTACCTTCATTCTG CTTTATCATCTTGTGGGCAGTGCAAGGATTTGGTTAGAGGGAGGGTTGTTCATGGAATGCTGTTGAGGAATGGTTTTGATGAAAACCCTGTTGTGGGGAATTCTCTGATTGACATGTATTGTAGAAATGGGGTGATGGGGATGGCTGCATTGGTTTTTGAGAATATGGGGTCCAAGGATGTGTATTCTTGGACTAGTTTGTTGAATGGGTACATGTTGTGTAACAATGTGAGTTGTGCTCGTGAAGTGTTTGATGCAATGCCTGAAAGAAATTTGGTTTCATGGACGGCTATGATTACTGGGTGTGTCAGAGCAGGAGCTCCAGTTCAGGCTTTGGAGATGTTTAAGCAGATGGAAGGTGATGATGGGGGACTTCATTGTACGGATTTGATGGTGGCGGTGCTCTCCGCGTGTGCGGATGTTGGGGATCTTGATTTTGGTCAGTGTATGCATGGTTGTGTTAAGAAAAGGAGGTTGGAGCTGGATGTTGCGGTGAGCAATGCTCTGATGGATATGTACTCCAAAAGTGGAAGGCTTGACTTGGCTGTAAGGATATTTGATGAAATCTTGAAGAAAGATGTGTTTTCGTGGACTACAATGATATCAGGTTATGCTTATCATGGGGAAGGGCATCTTGCGTTGGAGGCTTTTCGTCGCATGTTAGAATCCGGTGTTAACCCAAACGAGGTAACCCTGTTGTCAGTTTTGACTGCTTGTAGCCATGCTGGGCTAGTCGTGCAGGGAAAAGTGTTGTTCAATAGAATGATTCAGTGCCGTTACATGAAGCCAAAGATTGAACATTATGGATGCCTGGTGGATCTTCTTGGCCGAGCAGGATTGCTGGAAGAGGCAAAAGAAGTTATTGGGATGATGCCATTTAGCCCTGATGCTGCTATGTGGAGATCATTACTGACTGCTTGCTTAGTCCATGAGAATTTGAGAATGGCTCAAATAGCAGGAAAGAAGTTAATTGAACTTGAACCAAATGATGATGGTGTTTATATGCTTCTATGGAATATGTATTGTGTTGCTGATATGTGGAAAGAAGCCTCGGAGATAAGGAAGTTTATGAGGGAAAGGAGGGTCAGAAAAAATCCTGGTCGTAGTATGGTTGATGTGAATGGTGTTGTACAAGAATTCTTTGCCAAAGACTCATCACTCCATGTTAGTGCAGAGCTTTGCCACTTGCTAAAAGGAATGAAGGAGCACTcagaaacatataatttttaa
- the LOC106765537 gene encoding miraculin produces the protein MKVAMFLHLLLLLALNTQPLLAAEPEPEPVVDKQGNPLVPGVGYYVWPLWADDGGLTLGQTRNKTCPLDVIRDPSFIGSPVAFYAEGLGHIPTLTDLTIDFPVFTVCNQPTVWRLSKQGAGFWFVSTRGNPEDITSKFKIERLAGDHAYEIYSFKFCPSVPGTICAPVGTFEDVDGTKVMAVGDNIEPYYVRFQKVFINGQEKKPFSIV, from the coding sequence ATGAAGGTTGCCATGTTTCTTCACTTGCTCCTTCTCTTGGCCTTGAACACGCAGCCACTTCTAGCTGCTGAGCCTGAGCCTGAGCCAGTGGTCGATAAGCAAGGGAACCCTTTGGTGCCAGGAGTAGGGTACTATGTATGGCCACTTTGGGCCGATGATGGAGGCCTCACACTAGGCCAAACAAGAAACAAGACATGCCCTCTTGATGTTATCCGTGATCCTTCTTTCATTGGCTCACCAGTGGCATTCTATGCAGAAGGGCTTGGCCACATTCCAACTCTCACCGATCTCACCATTGATTTCCCTGTTTTCACAGTCTGCAACCAGCCTACAGTGTGGAGGCTCAGCAAGCAAGGAGCAGGGTTCTGGTTTGTGAGCACAAGAGGGAACCCTGAGGACATCACAAGCAAGTTCAAGATTGAGAGGCTCGCAGGGGACCATGCCTATGAGATCTACAGCTTCAAGTTCTGCCCCAGTGTTCCTGGTACAATCTGTGCTCCTGTCGGAACCTTTGAAGATGTCGATGGAACCAAAGTCATGGCTGTCGGGGACAACATTGAACCCTACTATGTCAGGTTCCAGAAGGTTTTCATCAATGGCCAAGAGAAGAAACCCTTCAGCATTGTGTAG
- the LOC106757099 gene encoding receptor protein kinase TMK1-like, with protein sequence MPGLVELDVSNNQLHGKVPSFREGVVVKTGGNPDIGKDKPQAPPGSNPQGKSGGQFKKNNIGAIIGSVLGGISLIGLVAAQHVESGNMVISIQVLRQVTNNFSGANILGRGGFGTVYKGELYDGTKIAVKRMECGMMVEKGLTEFESEIAVLTKVRHRHLIALEGHCLDGNEKLLVYEYMPQGPLSKHLFDWKEQGIQPMEWKRRLSITLDVARGVEYLHGLAQQIFIHRDLKPSNI encoded by the coding sequence ATGCCTGGTCTGGTAGAATTGGATGTTTCCAATAATCAATTGCACGGCAAGGTGCCATCTTTTCGTGAGGGTGTAGTTGTTAAAACTGGTGGGAATCCTGATATTGGAAAGGATAAGCCTCAAGCCCCACCTGGCTCAAATCCTCAGGGTAAATCTGGAGgtcaatttaagaaaaataatattggaGCAATTATTGGCTCTGTGTTGGGAGGTATCAGTTTAATTGGTTTGGTGGCTGCTCAACATGTGGAATCTGGGAATATGGTTATTTCAATCCAAGTGTTGAGACAAGTTACGAACAATTTCAGTGGGGCAAACATATTGGGGAGAGGTGGTTTTGGCACTGTATACAAAGGGGAATTGTACGATGGAACAAAAATTGCAGTGAAAAGGATGGAATGTGGAATGATGGTTGAGAAGGGGCTCACTGAGTTTGAGTCTGAAATTGCAGTACTAACTAAGGTTCGACATAGACATCTGATTGCATTGGAAGGCCACTGCTTGGATGGAAATGAGAAGCTTCTTGTGTATGAATACATGCCTCAGGGTCCTCTCAGTAAGCATCTATTTGACTGGAAAGAGCAAGGAATACAaccaatggaatggaagagaagGCTTTCCATTACCTTGGATGTTGCCAGAGGTGTTGAATATCTTCACGGTTTGGCCCAGCAAATTTTTATCCATAGGGATCTAAAACCATCAAACATCTAA
- the LOC106767274 gene encoding miraculin, with protein sequence MKVAMFLHLLLLLALNTQPLLAAEPEPVVDKQGNPLVPGVGYYVWPLWADEGGLTLGQTRNKTCPLDVIRDPSFIGSPVAFYAEGLGHIPTLTDLTIDFPVFTVCNEPTVWRISKQGAGIWFVSTGGNPYDIRSKFKIERLEGDHAYEIYSFRFCPGVPGTPCAPVGTFEDVDGTKVMAVGDNIEPYYVRFQKVFTNGQEKKPSSIV encoded by the coding sequence ATGAAGGTTGCCATGTTTCTTCACTTGCTCCTTCTCTTGGCCTTGAACACGCAGCCACTTCTAGCTGCCGAGCCTGAGCCAGTGGTGGATAAGCAAGGGAACCCTTTGGTGCCAGGAGTAGGGTACTATGTATGGCCACTTTGGGCCGATGAAGGAGGCCTCACACTAGGCCAAACAAGGAACAAGACATGCCCTCTTGATGTTATCCGTGATCCTTCTTTCATTGGCTCACCAGTGGCATTCTATGCAGAAGGGCTTGGCCACATTCCAACTCTCACCGATCTCACCATTGATTTCCCTGTGTTTACAGTCTGCAACGAGCCTACAGTGTGGAGGATCAGCAAGCAAGGAGCAGGGATCTGGTTTGTGAGCACAGGAGGGAACCCTTACGACATCAGAAGCAAGTTCAAGATTGAGAGGCTCGAAGGGGACCATGCCTATGAGATCTACAGCTTCAGGTTCTGCCCCGGTGTGCCTGGTACACCCTGTGCTCCTGTCGGAACCTTTGAAGATGTCGATGGAACCAAAGTCATGGCTGTCGGGGACAACATTGAACCCTACTATGTGAGGTTCCAGAAGGTTTTCACGAATGGCCAAGAGAAGAAACCCTCCAGTATTGTGTAG
- the LOC106765771 gene encoding uncharacterized protein LOC106765771 codes for MTHENAIGIEIDYEYDDCNNSKRPKMTSKVWEEMQRIQTTEGSKVLCRHCGKLLQDNCGTSHLKRHLVICPKRPKRLDAITRDSMASGCFRGPSSARESGLNTVLMVRPLKIEPESQVPCFFPTSNNRVPTIASTENAPNSIQELHAKTSSPLMLSTIESPKNQEELTLDDVEMKAFYASLDAETSVMSPSQDTTVVTELSNSTPSEETKKALKTLQDLLSKDFTDLLHTGQSGTIKSSIEYLAKLSADDGISAEMRLLILEVSREFTRWSCDYNDANRKIESANANILKADKLEENLEANKKEFKEVSSLENELSNQLSCLEKRKKELEEQINAIKANISVFQSAKVTSTKRKREAFEEAKILKAQRDELKEQVPHLKNELEVAKKNQAHIRAEWSKLGEKFNKSLNGMNHEEKLDGKSMQENSI; via the exons atgacacatgaaaatgCAATAGGCATTGAGATAGATTATGAATATGACGATTGCAATAATTCCAAGCGCCCAAAAATGACTTCTAAAGTATGGGAAGAAATGCAGCGAATTCAAACCACTGAAGGCAGTAAAGTTCTGTGCAGACACTGTGGAAAACTTTTGCAAGATAACTGTGGGACTTCTCATTTAAAGCGTCATTTAGTGATCTGCCCTAAGCGTCCTAAACGTCTGGATGCTATTACTCGAGATTCAATGGCATCAGGGTGTTTCAGAGGTCCCAGTAGTGCTAGAG aatCTGGATTAAACACAGTGCTTATGGTTCGTCCGTTGAAGATCGAGCCTGAATCACAAGTCCCATGCTTTTTTCCGACTTCAAATAATCGAGTTCCAACTATTGCATCCACTGAAAATGCTCCCAATTCCATTCAAGAACTACATGCAAAAACTAGTTCCCCTCTTATGCTGTCTACCATTGAATCCCCCAAGAATCAGGAGGAACTCACTCTGGATGACGTAGAAATGAAAGCATTTTATGCTTCTCTTGATGCAGAGACCTCGGTTATGTCTCCGTCTCAAGATACCACAGTCGTTACTGAATTGTCCAACTCCACACCCTCTGAAGAGACCAAGAAAGCATTGAAAACTCTGCAAGACCTTCTTTCCAAAGACTTCACTGATCTATTGCATACTGGACAGTCTGGTACCATCAAATCCTCCATAGAATATCTTGCCAAGTTATCCGCAGACGATGGAATCTCTGCAGAAATGAGGTTGTTGATATTAGAAGTTTCTAGAGAATTCACTCGCTGGAGTTGTGACTACAATGATGCTAATAGGAAAATAGAATCTGCCAACGCCAACATCTTGAAAGCAGATAAACTTGAAGAAAATCTTGAAGCTAACAAGAAGGAGTTCAAGGAGGTTTCGTCCTTAGAGAATGAATTAAGCAACCAGTTATCATGTTtggagaaaaggaagaaagagctAGAGGAGcaaataaatgcaattaaagCTAACATTTCTGTTTTTCAATCAGCTAAGGTAACAAGTACAAAGAGAAAAAGGGAAGCTTTTGAAGAAGCAAAGATTCTTAAAGCTCAAAGAGATGAGTTGAAGGAACAGGTGCCTCACTTGAAAAATGAGTTGGAAGTGGCCAAGAAGAACCAAGCACATATTCGAGCTGAATGGTCAAAGCTTGgagaaaaatttaacaaaagcTTGAATGGGATGAATCATGAGGAGAAATTGGATGGTAAATCCATGCAGGAAAATTCCATTTAA